A portion of the Cryptomeria japonica chromosome 5, Sugi_1.0, whole genome shotgun sequence genome contains these proteins:
- the LOC131037867 gene encoding ras-related protein RIC2, translating into MAYKADDDYDYLFKVVLIGDSGVGKSNLLSRFTRNEFSLESKSTIGVEFATRSISVDGKMIKAQIWDTAGQERYRAITSAYYRGAVGALLVYDITRHVTFENVERWLKELRDHTEHNIVVMLVGNKSDLRHLRALSTEDAQTFAEREGLYFIETSALESTNVENAFKQVLTQIYRVVSKKALDASEDSAAVPSQGQSINVKDDVTATKKAGCCST; encoded by the exons ATGGCCTATAAGGCAGATGATGACTATGATTATTTGTTCAAGGTGGTTCTGATCGGAGATTCTGGGGTGGGGAAGTCCAATCTTCTGTCCAGATTTACTAGAAATGAATTTAGCCTGGAGTCGAAGTCTACCATCGGTGTGGAGTTTGCAACAAGGAGCATCAGTGTTGATGGAAAGATGATCAAGGCTCAGATATGGGACACTGCTGGTCAAGAAAG GTACAGGGCAATTACTAGTGCATATTATCGTGGAGCTGTTGGTGCATTACTGGTTTATGATATTACCCGACATGTTACCTTTGAAAATGTAGAGAGGTGGCTCAAAGAACTTCGTGATCACACTGAACACAATATTGTGGTGATGTTGGTGGGTAACAAGTCTGACTTACGCCATTTGAGGGCGCTTTCCACTGAAGATGCCCAGACATTTGCTGAACGAGAAGGTCTTTACTTCATAGAAACATCTGCTCTGGAATCGACAAATGTGGAAAATGCCTTCAAACAGGTACTTACTCAAATCTACAGGGTTGTGAGTAAGAAAGCTCTGGATGCTTCAGAAGATAGTGCAGCTGTCCCATCACAAGGGCAGTCTATAAATGTCAAGGATGATGTAACAGCTACCAAAAAAGCTGGTTGTTGTAGCACATAA